In a single window of the Methanomicrobia archaeon genome:
- a CDS encoding radical SAM protein has translation MKEFEACRLCEWNCGVNRYEDVGVCNVTIPEIAYTCLAESLESYSITLLGCNFRCLYCNAYRLSQYPDTNWFYRGYVEPQELAEEAVAALREAGITKLGFTGGEPTIHLPYIEEVVKAAKNEMPELRVGFTTNGFATQESMRRIVKMCSYITLEINAFQNETHLALSGAPVEPVLRNAELLSEHRDKIRAFKTVVVPRINDKEIVEIAQFIASFDPSIPYHLVGFRPSFMLYYHPGPSANELEAIARRCEKYLETVEWGGVYPTGSAFDASGAELALKYAERAGCIRKDRNCGLCTMNKKCPAILREPWLCTHAKSGQKDMDQNDRDHEEEQA, from the coding sequence ATGAAAGAATTCGAAGCGTGCAGGTTATGCGAATGGAACTGCGGGGTTAATAGGTACGAAGACGTGGGTGTGTGCAACGTCACCATACCCGAGATCGCCTATACCTGCCTAGCGGAATCCCTTGAAAGTTACTCGATCACCTTGCTCGGCTGCAATTTCCGCTGCCTCTATTGCAATGCGTATCGCTTGTCCCAGTATCCGGATACCAATTGGTTCTATCGCGGCTATGTCGAGCCTCAAGAGTTGGCGGAAGAAGCGGTGGCTGCCTTGAGAGAAGCGGGCATCACGAAGCTGGGTTTTACCGGTGGTGAACCGACCATACATCTCCCGTATATAGAAGAGGTGGTAAAAGCGGCTAAGAACGAGATGCCCGAACTGCGCGTAGGATTTACCACAAACGGGTTCGCAACGCAGGAAAGCATGAGGAGAATCGTGAAGATGTGCTCGTATATCACACTCGAGATCAATGCATTTCAGAATGAGACGCACTTGGCGTTGAGCGGCGCTCCGGTTGAGCCGGTCTTACGAAATGCTGAGTTGCTGAGTGAACATCGGGATAAGATACGGGCGTTTAAAACTGTGGTTGTGCCACGAATAAACGATAAGGAGATAGTGGAGATCGCACAATTTATCGCCTCGTTTGATCCTTCAATACCGTATCATCTGGTCGGATTTCGGCCCAGTTTTATGCTCTATTACCATCCCGGGCCGTCAGCGAATGAGCTAGAAGCGATAGCGCGCAGGTGTGAAAAATATTTGGAGACCGTTGAGTGGGGTGGCGTGTATCCAACGGGAAGCGCATTTGATGCGTCTGGCGCTGAACTGGCGTTAAAGTACGCTGAACGAGCAGGATGCATACGAAAAGATAGGAATTGTGGGCTCTGCACCATGAACAAGAAATGTCCAGCGATCTTACGCGAGCCGTGGTTGTGCACGCACGCCAAAAGCGGGCAAAAAGATATGGATCAAAACGATAGAGACCATGAGGAGGAGCAAGCATAA